The Phaenicophaeus curvirostris isolate KB17595 chromosome 6, BPBGC_Pcur_1.0, whole genome shotgun sequence genome segment tagaaaagcaaaggatgaaGATAAGATTCAAGCAAGGGCTACACTTACTAGGTAAGTAATCgctaatacaaaaaaaagaccTACATAGCAAAACTGACAAAGTGGCAAGAAATTGAGATACATCCCTCCTTTTCAGGGCTGTCTAATTCACCAGAATGAATACATTTCATAGGGCTAATGCAATAAAAAGTGACAGTAACAGATATACTATTATGTTTTTTATCACCTCTTTTCTTGAAACCTCACAATCCACTGGAAGAACTGAAAGCCTCTCATCGAGATACAGGCCCTGACCAGACCAAGACAGTGAAAGTACCCAGCTAACACTACCAGGGACAACGTTGGACCTAGATTTCTAATGCCTATCACTTCCCTTATGACTATTTTCTGCCATAAGACTGTGTGCCCCCGCCTCAAAGGCAAGGTGaacgtgtatatatataaaagacaataaataaTCAAGACTGTATCTTTTGTAGCACTGTTGTGAGCCCACAAAAGACAACTGCAAAAAAATCTCTTACCAATGGGgtactattttcttttccccaactACACACACAGAGGACTATTACTGCTATCATAAGCACCAAGTACGAACCAAAAAAATTCAACAGGACTGGAAAAGGAGTATCCTTATTAAAAGCTCAGCAGgtaaaatgaaaggaaggatATTTTGCTGTTACAGTTTAAGTTCCTCTCAACACCTTGCTTTTCAATCACACCACtcttttactaaaataaaaacagaaatagaatttTAAGAGTGAATTTCTACTAAGACTAGGCAGCTGTGAGTTCCCTATATGCAGTTCTAAACACTGCCTAATGCTGATTCCCTGCACAGAGTTAAACATCTTTGACTGTATCATGTTTTAAAGTGAAAAGTGCTAACACGACTCATCATTCTCAAGGCAAATTTATCCATCAAAATTAGTGCAAGCCCAAGCCTGCTGTTCTCATTCATAGTTGTAATCACCAGCCATTTACGTGTCGTCCCAGCAAAATTAGCACAGTGAAGGATTAGTCAGGATCTAAAcgtagaattaaaaaaaaatggcataaaGTAAGTGaaatacaaagaataaaaattcaaaattagTCATGAAATATATGttcattatttccattttaactcCAGGGCAATGAGTAATTTTAGTAAGAATTTCTCAGTGTGATTTTTATCCTTTGgtattttagaaattattacCGTGCGTCCTCCATCAAAAGTTGGGCTAGAAAAgagtaaaacttaaaaaatgcCCAGTTCAAACATGCATGCAAAAAAATGATTCCTTTAAATGATGTTATTATTGACTTACAAGCTGCAAAAACTCATGTCAGAATTTATGAGTAATTTTGTATTGTTCAAGGACTTAATGACACACATTCCTCTTCAAATCACTTATacaaaatttctctttctcataCCTGGCTTTATCCTTATACATGTCTTTCAACACAAAGTGTCATTTTTTCATCCCATTCCCTTCTTACTCATAAGTGCATCACCTcattaatttctcatttaatttaCAGCATGTAAGAGGCTATACACATAGTACTGCCTCCGTATAATTTATACAAAAGTTACTAAGTCAAAGTGGGCTACCCTGCCTAATCTTGTCTCTGCAACAACTCAGACAGCCCACACTAGCCTACTGCAGATGGGGCATCCTTAGCTCAAGGCCTTTAGTATCAACTTCTTTCATTGTTTCCTTCCACCAGGCTGGATCAGCTAGTAGAGAACTGCACGCAGGCTGGGCTAGATTTCTTGCAAGAAGTTTCATGGCTTCTTACAGTGTGGCAGCTAAGCTGTCCCTACTCTGACTTACAGTAGATGAGAAAAGCCagctccccagcttttctgttgtggttcttccttttctcctgtcaGCCCTGATACTCAGAGTTGATAAGAATTACTTGTGCTATTATCCTGTCTGCTATCACCCAATCCTAATATAGATGCCACAAAGCTAAGTAGGTCAAGTGAGTAGATAGAGCCCCCTTAATTCCTCCAGTAGATCTGACATCAAAAACCAGACACATGCAGACCATACCATCTTAAGGCAAgactgtaatttttatttggaagCTGCCCATCACAGATGGCTATGGCTCAGTCAGGTGTCAATGCAGTAGCACTGGATATTCACCAGAAGCTTTGCAGGGGTTTATATCCAACTTGTTAAAACTGAGGTCTCCAAAACTTAAGACTGACACTTCCCAACCCGTGCTGAGAGTATCAGTGGTGCCATTTGACCGTATTTGAGTATTAGCAACATTTTGATGGAGCACGGAGAGAGAATCACAAATATGATCACAGCAGTCACTGGCATTAGAGGTCTGGGCAGGCTTTGACTTCTACACAAGCTTTGAGCGTGTATGCTGTCATATTACACCCAGAGATCAAACTTCTTGCCAGCCTGGATCCACATAACCTCCAGGTATTCAAGGGTATATTTACACATTAATGTTCTAGCAGTTACCAGAAAGTAAATTAATGATTACCTGGGCAATCAGAAGAAAACACTACTCACTGTGTCCATACCTACTTAATGTGGTTAGCTCTTTAACTTCGTATTTGTATTATTCTTCAAATGTGGTGACAATGAATCAACAGACTGCGTGTGAAACATCACACCATGAGGTATTACAATCTGTAGCACCGGTAAATTATAAATAAAGTTTGCTAAATAATGGGCAAAACCTAAAAAATAATagttaagaaaatgaaaaatagtccCCTCAAGAACTCTTACTTACTTTCACAGTCTTTATTATGTGTCAATGCTACTTAGTTTAGGGTTTATTTTTGTGAAGATAAAAATAGCTATCAAAATATAAGATATACATGCCCATTGTACTCTCCCATCCACATTTCTTTGCAGGTTTCACAGTGTTGGATTTTTACTCAtagtttctgcttttcagacttGCAGAAGTACAAATCAGTGTGCTCCTTCACACGTTTGAACTGCCCATCATGTTGCTCAGTTCTGGGCTACATGTGGCACACGAGAAAAGGATggattgaagaaaaaaaaatttttaattagTACTTTTTAGGGAAAAGCTGAACACAGTAAGATGCCACAACTCCACCTTACGCTATCTACTAACTTGCCTGTAAAAACAGGCTTTCTTCCTGCTCCCATTCACCCTCTCCTCAGAAAGTTCCACAGTTTCTAGTTTCAAAGCATTGTTCAATGTATTGTCCATGCAAAGTTCCCAATGTCTTGTCGCTAACCAGTATTTGTGCAGTCTCTGGATGAAGCTCGGTGGCCTGCCATAGGAAGGAGATCTGCCTAGACAGCCCCTCATGGGTTTAATCCATGAAATTACTGCCTTCAGTCAAAGCTGCATTCTAAGAAGATTATTTGAACAATTTCCATGGACTGAGTTCttcttttcaaacatttttaaaaaagcaccaTTCCTTGACCTATCTAGTACAGGCAACGCCATACTAAAATCTACCAGAGAACATTAGGTGGGAATTAACAAGCAATGTTTGTAAACTAAacacctttatttttaaataaacaaaataccaTTGTAAATCCTAGATTTTAAGTGGCATTTTTCTtcccaattaaaaataaataagtaaatcaaGAGCCAATTTACTAATCTTGACGTAAAATGCTTTGTAGTAACCAACACCTGGTTTGATGTGATCCATATAATCCCAAATGCTAAGCCTGAGATGCACACAAAAATTAAGCTTATATTAGAGAGGCCAGTGGCAAACCTAAATATTTGAACAAAAGAGGCATGAATATCTGGGGCAACGAAGACTTGTAGAAGCATTAGCTACTTGTTGTAAAATCTATAGGTTCGCAAAAGGTTGTAGTATCCATAACATTCTTGCCAGGTCTATATTTCTACATGATTTGATGACCAGGCACCAGTTTTGAAATCCCTGTAAAAAGTGCTCTAAAATCATCTGTATTGCTACAGCAAAgctcagcttttcagaaaaaaacagctgctgtattttctggaaTAAACACACAAGCCATTTTAGAGACTTGACCCTTGATTCCTTCACTTCACCACTTCTACTGACTTCGGTGAAGTCTCAGTATATGAGGAACACACAATGGGCTGTGACTCCACAGCCTTGAGCTATCCAGGCTGCTCTTCAGcctcagaaaacaaagcaacctCCTCACAGCTGTACTGTTTTATGTACCTGAAAGACAATTTCAAAAATTGTCACGGTCTTACTAGGGAATTTGGATATGCAGTCATTACAAAATTGCCATAAAGTTCCATATAACCAATTTCATCATTACTTAGTTGCTTCAAGACACTCGGTATCTTTGTGCTGCATCTCTTTTCGAGCTCTAAGAACACTAGTAGGATGCTAAGAATGAAGCCAAATGCACTGCTGAGAAACTTTCTCTTATTTCTAGGAGAGTTTCAGTGTAATTCTAAACTGCAGCATTCAGCATGTCTCTTGAGTTTCCTTGATGAAATATTGCAATGGAAATTTTACAGCATCTGTGTTGCTTTTGGAAGCCATCACCTCACATCTGCTGTCTCTGTAGCATACAGCTTAAGTTCAGCGTAAAAAGGTGCTTTGTAATAAGCAACAGGAGCACGGACAGAGCGGTAATTTACTGACTCCCCCCCGCTCTCGGGACCAGGCTCGCTTGGTTTCACATTCTGTGGAGATTTTTAAATAAGGCTCTCTTCAAGCAGCCAACAGCACAGCAGTCGCTTCTGAAAACGGAGCATCGCATCCAGGGCTGGAAGGAGACTTTTTACACCTCTGTCAATCAGGGAGCGCTCAGCCAAACGACGGCTCTTTCATTCCGTTTTCTTCACTGGGCACTGTTCAACCTCCTAACACTTTTCAATAAGGTACTGACTAAACCATCGCTAAAACTTTCGGGAAAAGTTCCGATTTTGACCAGAAACAGCAGTTGGGCTGGTGTCGCAGCCCGGGACGCGCAAGACGGAGGAGCCAAACCTTCCCTGGGCTGGGGCGAGGGGGGCTGCAAACCACTGCGGCGCTTACACGGCAAACGCGTTTATCGCCCCGTTATCGCCCGTTTCCTCCTGGCGGGGGGACCCCCGTGTCTATTTAAACGGAGGGGCGGGGGCGGAGAGGACCCCAACCGCGCAGCCAACAAACTCGGGACCGCTCCGCCGCTCCCGCCTCGTCACGGGATTTCACGTCGCCGCAAGACAAACCCCGCCGCGCCACCGGCTCCCCGAGCGGCGTGTTCCCGAGATTACAGTCATTACGGCCCCAGCGGGAGCTCCCCCCGAGCGCGAAGCGCAACAGCGCGTCGATTAACAAACAAACGCCCCGTCCCGGGCGGACGACAAACCCcccggggcggccccgcggcACCCGCCGagcggggggaggaggggggtcCGCCGGCCCCTCGAGCCGCGCCGCAAGCGCCCCGGGGACCCGCGTTTTATTAaattcccttccctgccccttcGCCTTAGCCGCGGCCCCTAGGACGACGCCAGCGCCGCGTTTCGGAGTCCGCGCGGGGCAACTCGCCGGGGAGCCGGGCTGAGCGCCGGCCGAACCGCCGCTCGGGGCCACCGGGTCCCCAGCGCACACCGAAACGGGGCCGCGGCGTTTGCGCTGCTCGGACCGGCGGAGGCTAAGCAGaacccccgccgccccgccccggctaCCGAACGTTTGCTAGAAAACCCTTTCCGAGCGGACGGCGACTCGCCCGGCAGCCCCCCCGCACCCGACAGGGCGCGCTCTCCCGGCTGGCACCGCACTTGTCCCTGCGGGCGGGAGCCCGGACCCGGGGGTGAAAGCCGGCCCCACCGCCCCCCTCGCGGCTCAGCCGAGCTCCGGGGCACCCGCCGCGCCGGCGGCTCCACCTTAAGgagggccgggccgggcccccCCGcaccgccccgcgccccgccgaTTGGCGGCCGAGGCGTTGGGGGCGGGGCCCGGCGGGGCGCTATAAATATTCATGAGCGCGCGGCGGCCCGAGCGGCGCTGCCGGGGCCGGGGAGCGAGAAGTTACGCGGAGGCGCCGCCGCGCTCGCCCCGCGACTCGGGGGTCGCGATCGCCGCCGGGGCGCCCGGCGAGGAGCGGCCGGCGGCTCGTCGTCGAGGATCCGCGGCGCTCGGAGCCGCTCCGCCGCCCGGGGCGGTGGGAAACCCGGCGCCGGGGGGGACGCCGCCCGGTGCCCGGGGCGCCTCGGCCATCTTGACCGCGAAACTTCTCCGGCGCCGCGGGAGCGGCCGCCCGCGCAGCCCAGCCCCGCGAGGAGCGATGCGACGGCGGCTGAGGGGCCTCCCCTGAGcggccccccgccccgccgccaccgccgcccCGCGGGGGCTACCCCTCGCCGGGTGCCCGCGGGGCCGCCTCTCCCCGCCTCGGGCGACGGAGCCGCCGGTGCTCGCGGCCGGCACGGAGGGGtagcggggccggggcggcgccGCGCGGGACGGGAGAGGAGCCGGGGCTGCCGCcgcccccccgcgccgccgccgagCATGGAGTGGAGTTACCTGTTGGAAATGGTCTCGCTGCTCGCCGCGCTGTCCCTGCTGCACCGCGCGGGCTGCGCCGCCGcctcggccgccgccgccgccgcttcctcctcctcctcggccaAGGAGCTGTCCTGCCAGGAGATCACCGTCCCGCTCTGCAAGGGCATCGGCTACAACTACACCTACATGCCCAACCAGTTCAACCACGACACGCAGGATGAGGCCGGGCTGGAGGTGCACCAGTTCTGGCCGCTGGTGGAGATCCAATGCTCCAGCGACCTGCGGTTCTTCTTGTGCAGCATGTACACCCCCATCTGCCTGGAGGACTACAAGAAGCCGCTGCCGCCCTGCCGCAGCGTCTGCGAGCGGGCCAAGGCCGGCTGCGCCCCGCTCATGCGCCAGTACGGCTTCGCCTGGCCCGATAGGATGCGCTGCGACCGCCTCCCCGAGCAGGGCAGCCCGGACACGCTCTGCATGGACTACAACCGCACGGACCTCACCacggccgccccgccgcccgccaAGCCCCCGCCCCGCGGATCCAAGCCCGGCGGCCCCGCCAaggcgccgcccgccgccgcgccgccgcccgaGCCCCCGCGCAAGCCGCTGCCGCCGCCCTGCGAGCCGGGCTGCCAGTGCCGGGCGCCCATGGTGTCGGTGTCGAGTGAGCGACACCCGCTCTACAACCGCGTCAAGACGGGGCAGATCGCCAACTGCGCGCTGCCCTGCCACAACCCCTACTTCAGCCCCGACGAGCGCGCCTTCACCGCCTTCTGGATCGGGCTGTGGTCCGTGCTCTGCTTCCTCTCCACCTTCGCCACCGTCTCCACCTTCCTCATCGACATGGAGCGCTTCAAGTACCCCGAGCGCCCCATCATCTTCCTGGCCGCCTGCTACCTCTTCGTGTCGCTGGGCTACCTGGTGCGGCTGGTGGCCGGGCACGAGAAGGTGGCGTGCagcggcggcgcggcggcgggcggcgcggggcccggcgcggcgggggcgggcggcggcgcgggggcggccgcgggggggcgcggggcggcgggcggcgcggccgAGCTGCAGCCGGAGCTGGCGGTGGCCGAGCACGTGCGGTACGAGAGCACCGGCCCGGCGCTGTGCACCGTGGTCTTCCTGCTCGTCTACTTCTTCGGCATGGCCAGCTCCATCTGGTGGGTCATCCTCTCCCTCACCTGGTTTCTCGCCGCCGGCATGAAGTGGGGCAACGAGGCCATCGCCGGCTACGCGCAGTATTTCCACCTGGCCGCCTGGCTGCTCCCCAGCGTCAAGTCCATCGCCGTGCTGGCGCTCAGCTCCGTGGACGGGGACCCCGTGGCCGGCATCTGCTACGTGGGCAACCAGAGCCTGGAAAACTTACGGGGCTTCGTGCTGGCGCCCCTGCTCATCTACTTGGCCATCGGCTCCATGTTCCTGCTGGCCGGCTTCGTCTCGCTCTTCCGCATCCGCAGCGTCATTAAGCAGCAGGGGGGCCCCACGAAGACCcacaagctggagaagctgaTGATACGCCTGGGCCTCTTCACCGTGCTCTACACCGTGCCGGCCGCCAGCGTGGTCGCCTGCCTCTTCTACGAGCAGCACAACCGGCCTCGCTGGGAGGCCACGCACAACTGCCCCTGCCTGCGCGACCAGCAGCCCGATCAGGCCCGCCGCCCCGACTACGCCGTCTTCATGCTCAAGTACTTCATGTGCCTGGTAGTGGGCATCACTTCTGGCGTTTGGGTCTGGTCCGGCAAGACCCTTGAGTCCTGGCGGGCCCTGTGCACCCGCTGCTGCTGGGCCAGCAAAGGTGCCGCTGTGGCCGGGGGCGCGGGCACCGGGGCGGCTGGGCAGGCGGCGATCGCCGCGGCAGGAGGActcggggccgggggtgggggctCCCTCTACAGCGATGTGAGCACCGGCCTGACGTGGAGGTCGGGCACCGCCAGCTCTGTCTCCTACCCCAAGCAAATGCCCCTGTCTCAAGTGtgaggagggggaaagaggCCAAAGGTTAGGGAATGAGGGACACTGGCCTGCCTAAAatgcaccccccacccccccccactgTTTGGTGCCATTAATGAACCCCTAATGGTCCTTATTAGCCGCGGCTTGTATAGAACAATGCAGCTGGCAGAGGCCCCAGGCTCCggccccctcctccttcccctccattCATATGCAGGGAGCATGTACTTCAAGGAGCCAGCTTATTGTTTTGCTGGCAGAGGAGGGTAGAGGCTCACCCTTCTCTTGAAGAGGGCAAGGCGCTGCGGCTTCTGGTTCACTGTGGACTAACAGCAGCTCTTTACTGACGGGAGGGTCTTCTTGCCCCCCATCCTGAGGTGGGAGTCTGCTGGGACTGCAGGTTTTTTGGGATACTGATGACCAGGCAAATGCCTTACAATACAGACTGAATCAAAACATGTCTTAATTATACACCCCAGCTAAATACGGGTTTCGTACATTAAAAGATGTATTTATATAATTATTTGTTACCTTGTACAGATGtgtaaaatatgtatatatccAAAGGTATACAgtctgtaaatttttttttgtacaaaggTGTAGAGGCTACCCCTGTAAGAACAAATATGAGTATTCTATTTTGTCAATAAAAGTGACTTTtgataaattactttttcaagcttttctcCTACTCCTGCTCTGGTTACTCTAACTGCTGTTGTTTTAGGTGGTTTTATGAACTATGAACTGTATTCATGCTCCAGTCATAATTGCATAATACATGGTTCCCTGTCTTAAAGCAGTGAGATAGGTAGGCACAAGGAAAACAAGTCATTCAACAAGTTGTTCTGAAAAAGTGTTTGCCAAAACTGGGAGGTGCCTTCCCAtagttctcttctgctttttgaaaGATGACAGTGTCTTCAAGCTGAGCCTTCACAAAAGAGTCCTCTCACGTGGCATGTTAAAGTATCCTTTGAAAATGGGTGTTATTTTAGGAATGTGCGCACACACCTCTTGTATCTGTTGTCTACTTACTTCTGTAAGCACCTGCTTTTCTGG includes the following:
- the FZD8 gene encoding frizzled-8 — protein: MEWSYLLEMVSLLAALSLLHRAGCAAASAAAAAASSSSSAKELSCQEITVPLCKGIGYNYTYMPNQFNHDTQDEAGLEVHQFWPLVEIQCSSDLRFFLCSMYTPICLEDYKKPLPPCRSVCERAKAGCAPLMRQYGFAWPDRMRCDRLPEQGSPDTLCMDYNRTDLTTAAPPPAKPPPRGSKPGGPAKAPPAAAPPPEPPRKPLPPPCEPGCQCRAPMVSVSSERHPLYNRVKTGQIANCALPCHNPYFSPDERAFTAFWIGLWSVLCFLSTFATVSTFLIDMERFKYPERPIIFLAACYLFVSLGYLVRLVAGHEKVACSGGAAAGGAGPGAAGAGGGAGAAAGGRGAAGGAAELQPELAVAEHVRYESTGPALCTVVFLLVYFFGMASSIWWVILSLTWFLAAGMKWGNEAIAGYAQYFHLAAWLLPSVKSIAVLALSSVDGDPVAGICYVGNQSLENLRGFVLAPLLIYLAIGSMFLLAGFVSLFRIRSVIKQQGGPTKTHKLEKLMIRLGLFTVLYTVPAASVVACLFYEQHNRPRWEATHNCPCLRDQQPDQARRPDYAVFMLKYFMCLVVGITSGVWVWSGKTLESWRALCTRCCWASKGAAVAGGAGTGAAGQAAIAAAGGLGAGGGGSLYSDVSTGLTWRSGTASSVSYPKQMPLSQV